The Pseudopipra pipra isolate bDixPip1 chromosome 29, bDixPip1.hap1, whole genome shotgun sequence DNA segment tcccgctcctcccgctcctgctgctcctgctgcaccctGACAGGGGGACAACGGGGGTGTCCAGGGGTGTCTATGGGGTTCTAGATGTGTCTACGAGGTCCCAGGGCTGTCTATGGGGTTCTGGAGGGGTCTGTGGGGTTCTAGAGGTGCCTGCGAGGTTCTAGGGGGTGTCTATGAGGTTCTAGAGGTGTCTACAAGGTCCTGAGGCTGTCTATGGGGTTCTAGAGGGTCTGTGAGGTTCTAGGCGTTGTCTATGGGGTTCTAGAGGTGTCTACAAGGTCCTGGGGTGTCTATGGGGTTCTAGAGGTGTCTACAAGGTCCTGGGGTGTCTATGGGGTTCTAGAGGTGTCTACAAGGTCCTGGGGTGTCTATGGGGTTCTAGAGGTGTCTATGGGGTTCTAGGGGTGTCTATAGCTCCTCGGTGTGGGCCTGTGCCAGCCCCGCCCACCGCGCCcgctcctgctcctcccactcctgctgctcctgctgcaccctGACAGGGGGAGAGCCAGAGTGGGGCAGGGACCCTGGGATGGGGGGTTCTATAGGGGTCTACGGGTTCTAGAGGGGTCTACAAGGTCCCAGGGGTGTCTGTGGGGCTCTAGAGGTGTCTACAAGGTTCTAGGGGTGTCTATGGAGTTCTAGAGGGGTCTGCGAGGTCCctggggggtctgtggggttCTAGAGAGGTCTATAGGTTCTAGGGGGGTCTACGAGGTCcaggggggtctgtggggttCTAGAGAGGTCTATGGGTTCTAGAGGTGTCTACAAGGTTCTAGGGGTGTCTATGGGTTCTAGAGGTGTCTATGGATCCTTAGAGCTGTCGCTGAGGTTCCAGGGGTGTCCATGAGGTTCCAGGAGTCTCTGAGCTCCCAGGGGTGTCTATGGGGTTCTAGAGGTGTCTGTGGGGTTCTAGGGGTTGTCTACACCCCCCAGAGCCACCGGCTGTCACCGgagtcccccccggccccgcaggGCTCACCGGAGCAGCCTCTGGAATTCCTGGcgttcctgctccagctgcacgGCCAGTCTGTGTTCCTGGTGGGCCACCTGCTCCCGCCGGTCCCGCCGGAGCTGCTGCTCCGTCTCCGCCTTCTTCCgcccttctccagctccttccGCCGCCATTCCGGTCCGCCGGCTCCTGGTTCCTCCTGGCCCTCAGGGCGTCCTGACGAGCCGGGGGGGACAGCGGAGGGTCCAAGGGGGGCTTCCCACCCAGGCCATGGAGGGTCCAAGGGGGGCTTCCCACCCAGCCATGGAGGGTCCAAGGGGGGCTTCCCACCCAGGCCATGGAGGGTCCAAGGGGGGCTTCCCACCCAAGCCATGGAGGGTCCAAGGGGATCTTCCCACCCAAGCCATGGAGGGTCCAAAGGGGATCTTCCCACCCAGGCCATGGAGGGTCCAAGGGGGCTTCCCACCCAGGCCATGGAGGGTCCAAGGGGGGCTTCCCACCCAAGCCATGGAGGGTCCAAGGGGATCTTCCCACCCAAGCCATGGAGGGTCCAAGGGGGGCTTCCCACCCAGGCCATGGAGGTCCAAGGGGATCTTCCCACCCAAGCCATGGAAGGTCCAAGGGGGGCTTCCCACCCAAGCCATGGAGGGTCCAAGGGGGGCTTCCCACCCAAGCCATGGAGGGTCCAAGGGGGGGCTTCCCACCCAAGCCATGGAGGGTCCAAGGGGGGCTTCCCACCCAAGCCATGGAGGGTCCAAGGGGGGCTTCCCACCCAGCCACAGCTTTGGGTCTCTTCCGGCGCCGCTCCGGGACATCCCACGGCTCCAAgggctggtcctgctggcccTCGCATCCAGgatggggactgggatggggactgggatggggactgggatggggacagggatggggatggggacagggccACCCACCCTCTCGCCTGCAGTCCTGGTCCCGCTGTTGGGTGGCCCTGAGCggccagctccagctccttctcctgACGGATCCGCTCCTTCTCCGCCTCGGCCGCGGCCTCGCGCTCCTGGGGGGGGACAgagcccagtgccagcccagtgccagcccagtgccTCCAGAGTGCCCCCAGTTCCACCCCAGTCTCTCCCCAGTGCCTCAGTCCCatccagtccatcccagtccctcccccagtgccccagtcccatcccagtccctccacAGTGCtgtcccagtcccatcccagtccctgctgggGGGCTGGAGCCCTCTCACCATCTTCTCCCTCTGGTACTGCAGCACCTTCTCgtcctccagcctctccttctcCCGCCGCTGCTCCTTGATCCTCGTGGTTTCGTCGTTGCTCGTTTGATCTCGGCGTTGATCTGCCTCTGCCGCTCCTGCTTCCGCTCCCAGGCCTGGGANNNNNNNNNNNNNNNNNNNNNNNNNNNNNNNNNNNNNNNNNNNNNNNNNNNNNNNNNNNNNNNNNNNNNNNNNNNNNNNNNNNNNNNNNNNNNNNNNNNNNNNNNNNNNNNNNNNNNNNNNNNNNNNNNNNNNNNNNNNNNNNNNNNNNNNNNNNNNNNNNNNNNNNNNNNNNNNNNNNNNNNNNNNNNNNNNNNNNNNNTggtccctggcactgccctgggggtccctggcaCTGACTgtggggtccctgtccctgccccggTGCCCCCCCAGGTGCTGGTGGCGCGGGTGGGCCGCGTGTGCCGCAATGACCGCGGCGGGTCCCCGCGGGTGCTGGAGCGGCGCTGGACGTCGTTCCTGAAGCTGCGGCTGCGCTGCTCCGTGCCCGGCGACACCGTCTTCTACTTCGACGTCCTGGAGGCCGTGACGCCCCCCCGGACCCTGCACGGCCGCCCCGCCGTCCTCGCCCTCTTCGGCACCCAGCCCAACAGGCAGGGGGGGCACGGCGGGCACggggtggggacagggggacacggggacggGAGGATGGCAgggtggggacatggggacaagGGGACAGGGGGATACAGGGGATGGGAGTGTGGGGATGTGGGGGTACAGGGGATGTGAGagtggggacatggggagggGGATTGTGGCATGAGGATGGACTCACACATGGACATGGGGACACGGGATGTGAGTGTGGGGCCATGGGGGTACAGGGGATGTGAGagtggggacatggggagggGGATTGTGGCATGAGGATGGACTCACACATGGACATGGGGCCATGGGGGTACAGGGGATGTGAGTTTGGGGACATGGGGAGGGGGATTGTGGCGTGGGGATGGACTCACATGGACATGGGGGTACAGGGGATGTGAGTTGGGGGAaagggggacatggggacagggggacatggAGACACGGGGGATGTGAGTTTGGGGACATGAGGACACAGGGTATTGTGCCATGGGGATGGACTCACACGTGGACATGGGGATATGGGGAGGGAGTTACCCacggggacatggggacaggtTGATGGGGACATGGAGGTGGACTcacatggggacatggggacagacTTCCATGGGGACACGGGGGTGCACTCACACGGTGGTGAGGGGCCACGGGGACACAGGTTTATGGGGCCACGGGGACACAGGTttatggggacatggggacacaggtttatggggacatggggacacaggtttatggggacatggggacacaggtTTATggggccacagggacacaggtttatggggacacggggagggggtTGCCCAAGGGgccacagggcagggggagggcaTGGGGGGGACGTGGATAGGGACGTGGGAACAGGGGGATGGAAGCGTGGGGGTGGACCCacgtggggacatggggacaggaGGGTGGACTCTTGGGGATAAGGGACACGGTGACACGGAGATGGACTCAGGTGGGAACACAGGGATGAACTcccggggggacacggggacacagtgggacaggacacagggacacagagcctgGGGACACCACGGGGACACGGAGGGGCCCTGGCCAAGGCAAGGCCAGGGTGTCACCCCCTGTCCCCGCAGCATCCCCGGCTCGGCCGTGTGCGCCTTCTACCTGGCCGACGTGGAGAGATCCTTCGAGGGGCCCTTCGCCGAGCCCCGGGGGGCCTCCTGGACCCCCGTGCCCGAGGACAGGGTCCCTCAGCCCAGGTACCTCCCCCCACCCTTGGACAGGGTCCCTCAGCCCAGGTATCCCCCTCAACCCCGTGGACAGGGTCCCTCAGCCCAGGTACCCCCTCAACCCCCTGGACAGGGTCCCTCAGCCCAGGTAcctccccccacacacccctggACAGGGTCCCTCAGCCCAGGTACCTCCCCCCACACCCCGTGGACAGGGTCCCTCAGCCAAGTGATCCCCACCCCAGTGCCCGAGGACAGGGGCCCTCAGCCCAGGTAAccccaccccacacacccctGGACAGGGGGTCCCTCAGCCAAGGACCCCCCTCAACCCCCTGCACAGGGGGTCCCTCAGCCCAGGTACCCCCACCCCACCCTTGCACAGGGTCCCTCAGCCCAGAGACCCCCCTCAACCCCCTGGACAGGGTCCCTCAGCCCAGGTacccccaccccagtgcccGAGAACAGAGTCCCTCAGCCAAGGTACCCACACCCCCCTGGACAGGGG contains these protein-coding regions:
- the LOC135403870 gene encoding cilia- and flagella-associated protein 45-like, whose product is MAAEGAGEGRKKAETEQQLRRDRREQVAHQEHRLAVQLEQERQEFQRLLRVQQEQQEREERERRGGRGWHRPTPRSYRHL